In Heliangelus exortis chromosome 3, bHelExo1.hap1, whole genome shotgun sequence, the genomic stretch TTGATGGAACGGAGAACTGGCAAGACAGTGTTTGAATTAACCTGTGCTGTGAGGTAAAAGGCCCtagcttgtttttttgtggtttttttttttttttaataggaaaaaaataccagtatttgaggaaaaaaaaacaaaccctcagaACCTCAAATTTAACTTATTTTATATTCTAGAGACTATGTTTATTCAGTTACCAAGAATTAAAAACTAGCTCATTGCGtttaatgcattttcatttctaaCACCAAACAACTGTAAAGATCCCCCCAGGCACCATAAATAATACATGCCATTTGCTCGAGTCTTACAATTTTGTGACTACTGTAAAATTTAAGGAACTTCAGTATctcaaagtaaaattaaaacagcagaaaagatCGAGGGGTGCCTCGCATTGACATCATGCCCATGTTACTGGCTAAACTGGTAATACAAGTACAATTGCACAAGAAGAGATTATCCAGCTGCCTACAGGCTGGGTTCAGTATGGCTACAGAGCCCAGGAGACAGATTTACCATCCCAAACCTGCTCTAAATAAGGTGTTGTAGAACCACCTCCAGgacataaatggaaaaaaaaggtgtattaCCACTTGTGGGCACACGGAACACTTACCTGCCACTAAAGATCAAAATGTTCACCAATCCCAACAAAACTGTGCCTGCATGGATAAAAAAACCTGGAAGGTGCTACTTAAAAACACACTTGTGTTACCTGTGTTTTGTAAATAAGTGCTCTATTGTTGCAGACAAGAGTGTTTCTACAATGTTGCATCAAGAAAATCACTGTGTTGGTTTCTGAGTTTGTACACTTTCTGGAAAATTTCCATTGCAAACATATGCAATTTacaaatttgtttgtttttgtatttacCTGACTAGCTAACCTCACTGAGGTTGCCAAATACATCAAACCATCTTACTAACTCAGTTGCAGTCTAGCTCTGTGGAACAAAGAGGTTTTGACCCTGTGCAAAAGAAGCGGACAATTTATCACATTTTACTAAacaaaaagagtatttttaatgtataattCAGAAACCTAAACATGTGCATGTTCATGTACTGCTGGCACCCAGAAACACCGTGAAAAGTGGCATCAGTCATTAGTTCTGGCAGAATTCAAGCATAAAATGGTTGGTATACTAAATAGTATCAATCAGATTAAAGTAAGATTACACTAAAGCCTTATCTAAGCAAATTTCATAGCTCTGTTAGAGACCTCTAGGTTTGTTATAGGTATATAAGTAGTATCAAAGAATAACATAAAGGTAACTTAGGATGTACAGACCTTAAATTAAGCCAATTGCCTAATGTGTAAGTTCAGAAATACTTCAACAGAACCTCCTTTCTGATCTTGTCTTCTATACACTCCTCTTGCAGCCACACCTGCTTTTAGTCTCACCTTTAAAGCTGTGCAAGTCCTGAGCAGCCTGCCAGCCAGCCTCCCTTCTACAACCAGCATTTACTAAGATACTTTTTTCTGTAGCCTGCATAACATATGGGTAGAAATCCAAATGAAACTGTAGTACTCACATTTTCTCCCTGATGCTAGtttgtgcattaaaaaaaaaaaaaaaattaaagcacatTATACATTTTACTTCAATGAATTTTAATACCTCTTCATCAATCAGTACAATTACTTGTGAATTAAAAACCTTACTTCATTTCCTCAGAGACTGCTTTTCCCATTAATCACAAGGTTGAAAGGATCAAAATTCTTGTAAAGATTTAGCAGATACATTAGCAGTCGGTGGACTAAGGCAAACTACTATAAAGGCAAGTCAGTCAAGTTATAAATAACCGATCCTCCTACTAAAAGAATTGTTTTTAAGACAGTATGACCTGGAAGAGAAATTAAACTCATCTTTCTAAAAATCACTAAGATTTAAAGATTCCAGCAAACATCATGGTACACTCTTCCCAACTTGTTctaagcagaaaaacagaaatctaACTGAATGGATACACTATAGAAAGTTTGGAGTTTATTTCTTATTGTCTTTAAAAGAACCCTCCTCTGATTGAAATCTTTAACTGACACAACAGAGGCTGACAGGCCATTAATTACATCTcagaacacaaaattaattttctccgTGAATAGACACTGTAAGCAGAAGTGTACACTTGATacttctcttcccctcctcccttattttcctctctatattttatatttcatgactgttcactatttttatttcagcaacaGATGTAATTTCCTAATCTAAATGGTTTTCTTCAATGCCCTGATACAAAGGGAAACATCTCAGCAACATGCTCATTTTAAATCTAGTAAATCTAGCTTCATGTTTTTCATTTGCCCTTTAACTACTCTTCTGCACCTGAAGATCTAACAATATTATAAAAAAGATTCTTTGCACTGTCTCCAAATACCTGAGCACAACGACTTCGTGTTCTAATTATCATCAACAGGCATTCAGAGATCACTTTATAATCCAAGGTTCCAGCATAATACCTGTCTTCCCAGCCACTCCACCTCAATAAAACTGGACTCACGTCAATTTTTCTGGTCAGAGTTTTGTTGTGGTGAACAAAATTCTGAGAACTCAAGGCCAGgaaatgcaattaaattatACATACAAAAAGCTCTGCTAACATATAACGGGTGCTGAAGATTTGCATAGAAGCAGTCAAACTTAAAGTACTGGATCAATTAAGCAAAGGCACATGCCCTACTTTTACTAATGCTTCTGAATACCTTTAAAAGAATAATGAAGCTATTTTAATGATTAAGACCAGCTTTAGTTATTTTATCCATTGCTCTAACCTTCAGAAGCTCAACATTATACATTTATGCTACAAGGAAAAGTTTTAATTATCtttgcttcattaaaaaaacaaaacagtattttaatacaGAATTCTCAAATATCAGTATGAAAAAAACTACATATTTTAAACagtcttaatatttttatggcTTTTGATGAATCAGAGCCCTCAATTTTTATGGGCAGATGCAAAACTTACCACCTGAAAGGCAGCATAACCAAGACAATTAAGCAcgaaatgtttctttttctttgccacTCCCCCAACTCAACGCTTTCCTAACCACTAAAAGGCAGGATAGGTATTTTGACATTTGTATAAAAACAATGATGAACAGAAGCAAGCTGAAATGCAAATAGTAGTTGATGAACTACTGATAGACAGTTAACAGGCTGCACCACAAAATGGTTAGGAGTAATGAAGTTAGCTTAGCACAGAAGGCAATAACAACCAGTAAGTGTGCTGGAAAGTGCCTAATGTTACTTTATTAAACAAAAAGGAACTGGTTACAACTTCTACTGAAGTGAAGCTGGAACTTCACTGCTCTTCCtttataaatgtatttctcTCTACTTTCCCCCAAGTCCCTTTTTCTAAGAGCCAAGGTCTTTATGACAGAAGCCCTGCTTCTTAGGAAAGCAAGCAACTTCCATAGTGTCACCTAATCTCTAAGCAGTTCTCCCTCCCTTCAGGGCAAAACAATGTACTATTACTATTTGATGGTCCTTGGTATCCAGTTTTGGAAGTCATCTTACAGAAAGCTACCTTCCCTTTGCACAGCTATTGAAGAGGCCTCTTGTCAAATCAACATTACAATGAAGACTGGACGTTAATCTCCAGATTGCACCAAGAGTTTGTCTCCCTAACAAGAACAGGCCAGCAgtccctattttttttttttttgttgttgttgttcactTTGTTGTAAATGCCTCAGTTCCTCTTGCCTCAAGCTATTAGAGCTGCTGCCCAGTGGTTGGGTAAGAGTCATTTATGTACAGCCTTTGTTGAGTCAAAAATAAATACTACAAGTTTGAGCAGTCATTGCTCCATCCCTTCACCAGTCAGTAGCAGCAATAACTGGTACAGACCCATCAGTGTTCTACTACAACACAGATTTTCCACAAACCCTAGGTTTTATCAATAAAGCACAGTTCAGTTGCTTTGTTGATGAAAGTGCATTAGAGTTCCTGTTTCTCTCCACTAACCACAGTGGAATCGGATGCAACAGGAACTTTACTACtttcagcaaaagcagcatCAAAAGCAGCTTCCTGCTCCTCTAAAGTCATAGTAGCAGTGGATCTTCTAGCAGATGTGTTGGTAAAGGCTGGCCGTTGCTCTGTAATCCTTTGCAGGTCTACTGTTTTCCTACCTCTTCTTTTGCCCAGGATTTTGATGTAATTAGCTGGCACAAGTCCTGTTGTTTGGCCATCATAACTAGCCAAAAGCCAACCGCGGATTTTGGGTTGttgttctgaagaaaaaaacacaaatgcaTCAAGGCactaaataattcaaaatacatCGCCCTTGAGTCACAAATGCACCAGAAAGTAGACAACACAACCAGCTCatcatagaaagaaaataacacaaatGACAAAAGATGAATACAAATTACTTCAAAAGAGAAACAACTAGGATCTGCATTGGTGAGTTAAGCTGAGAGGACTGTAAACTTCAAGTTGTTCTGCAATTCATGAAACAGTGTACTGCAAATGCCCAGGGATTTTCACAGTTGTGCAGCATATGTGAGGAAAAAGTAACTACAGGGGTAGTCACAAAACACCCCGTGAATAAGTTTAGGTTTTGTTGTATCTtgggggaattaaaaaaacttgCTCACTAAGTTTTATTGCAATGGAACTAATAACTTACCAGGGTGAAAAAATAAGTGTGGATAAGGTGTTTGGACAAGTAAGGAAgagttttttcttcattttcaggcTCTAGCAAACTGACTTACTTCACATAtgattagaaaataaaatacaaaattaaaagtttacCTTTGGGTGCTAATCTTAGCATGTCACCAGCACggaaagaaatttcttcttctgagaGCGCACTGAAATCATATTCTGCTCTTCCAACCACATGATCATCTTCTCCACTTGCCCAGTTACTAGATGCTGTTGtcaaaatagaaattaaaagcttATCTGCTTTGAATTACAAaatttggtttgttggtttttttggaaaagaaaatgaagaaagctTCTTAAGTTCCTTGCTAAAATTTTTCCAACAGAGAACTGACAGGAGTAACAAAGTGTGATTTCTTGAGTCAATCCCAGCAATGCTTTCCCCCCTGACCAACAGAAATGAAACATCCAAttgaaattaaacagaaatagaaGGAACCACGATTTTGTAATCACGCAGAGCTTACCATGGAACTGCATCCTAACTCAACAATATGCTACTTGAACAGGCTGATGCTTGTCTCACGTGCCTAAAATTCAGTATTGTACCCCAGTATCTATGAGCTTATATTACTGTAATACAAGATCAATGGCTACACATGTGGCAAACAAAAGGAACAACATATGCTGCACTTATGCTGCAAATCATCTTTACCTGTTTCTTCATCAGTGTATGTAGAAAGCAGTTTCCAAATCAGATAGGGACCTCCCACTATCACAGcgaagaaaaggaaaatgggcCAGGATTTTGCAGAGCTAACAACCTTGTCTTCAAGGCCAACACGAGCTACTGTCCCCTGACTTTCAGCCCACAAATCCTCATTCTCTGAGCTTGTCTGCAAACCCAGTAATCGTTGTAGACGTTGGTAGAGATATCTTATAGTTCTCActaaagcaaaagctgaaaacaCCTTTGTGAAGTGTATTTTGAGGCGGGAGAAGTGATTCGCAACATCCAGAACAGCTCTGAAACTGTTGTACACAGCTGAAAAGGTAGCATCCATCATCATGCTGACAGAGGCAAATGCATGCACAATGCTTTCAATGGACTGAAAtgcacctctgctgctctcttcaGCCTGCTGAACAAACCTGCTGGGAGGAATATCATCTGCCCGGAAGCGGTTATAGCCCAAACCACCATATCCATAACTGTAAGGACTATAGCTTCCATAAAAAGAGGTTCCATATGAACCAtagcctggagaaaaagcaCTACTATATGCTGGCCTGAAAGTGCTCAGACTAGTGCTTCCTGATTGCTGTGATGGTCTTGGCAAAATAGGTGGAGGTATTCGTGCCACTGGGGGTTGTCCAGGTCTGGTCAGCACATTGTCACCCAAGTCAGCAGACCTAAACAAATCCAGAGAAGCAAGATCAGTACTCAAAATTAAtgtttatgttttcatttcccCAGAGTTCTTGGCTAACTATATAAATATGATTGTGTTTCACACAGTAGCCAAACAGTACATTGCACAACTTCTGTGGAAGTAAAAATTCCAGTCAGGTCTTTCAGGGAGAACCCCCCAAACTTAATGATATATTCAGCGTAAATGTGGAACCAGTGTACACATATGTGAAATGTACATGTGGAAAAATTCTCAGTCTACTTACTGTATGACTAAGATAGCATGAAATGCTACACCTAGATCCATCAAACTTGATGCTGTAACACCTATGTAATTTTTCTACACACAAAAGCCTCTCATATGCACCACCAATAGAATTTATGAACTTTTCaatctgaaaacttttttttccaatactTGTTCTCAGCTCCTCTACACAATGACCCAATGATACATCAGAAAGAAAGTTTGAGAGCTCCTTTAGATCCATGCTGAGGGTAAAGGGTGGTGTGACTTAAATTGAGAACAATTATTATACAATAATAATATGCAACAATACAACTACAATTACTATACAACAATATATGCAAAGCCTTTGGGTCCCTCAATTTTTCCTTCTACCCAAACTATCTAATCACTTTTATGTAGCATGTCAAGGGATTGTATCTATTATAGTTGGCTGTTGGTAGAAAGAGGTATTATGAGTTAAGAGTTTGCTTTTACTTTAGTAAACTTTTGTTCACTTGTACACCTCTAAGTTTATCTACCTCCTTCGTAATAAGACCCCGCGAGTACTAGACTGGGACTTGAATTCTGTCAGGCAGCTAGCCaatattttcccatttcattCAAAAGCTAATCACATATTATCATCCTAAAAGTCAAACATTTTGGTCACTTCCTACTGTCATGGCTTAGTGGTTTGGGCGGAACAAAAACCAGAGGCCAGAATTATTCTCTATTactccccctccaccctccgAAGGGAAGATTAAAGTGGGATAAGGACAAGAGaaagttggaaattaaaactgaaaagaggTTTACTGGAATAGGGGAAAGGCAGTAACACATGGGATAAggaacaaatatacaaatatatatccAACCCGATCTGGCTGATGGCagggataggtgcctgagggccccttgccGCAGGGCCGACTCAGGAGAGGGGTCCCAGCATCCCGACagatgtggattctgaagagcagttGGTGAGCGGATGGTAAAGGGGCgaaggggaacagcagcaaagcgAGGAACGGGTATGAGAGGGAACTAGAGCCGGGCCTCTGGTCTGCCCGACCTCTATAGAGTACAGGCAGGAAGTGGGAGGGAATATTGACCCCTGTGTTCCGCCCTTCTCAGACTCTGAAAaccctccttctttagttcccCATACTCAAAACTATCACACCTATGTTTACTGCCTCAATGTAGTCCATTAAAttcacagaaaaccaaaacaaactgaCCAAACAACAGAAGGAAAGTCAAGCTTTAATTGCTAGGAAGCTGCatccttctgctttgctttcagtgtGAGGCATGCTTGCTGTGCCATTTCCCTATAAGGTAGGGAACAACCTCCTCTCAGCGAAACTTACAGGTCTCCAACGCAAAGagcaatatttttatctttacactgtttttttcaCCATAGATTGTAACTCTCTCAGCAGttaagaacaaaagcaaaaaaaagttagtatcacagaaaacagaagtacCATAACTTATTAAATTACACTACATTCCCCTCCCCATTAGTTATCTTAGGACTCCTTACTTTAAAGCTGCTTGACGCAATTTAAAATGAGATAGGTTTAACATCCAGTTTCTTGCTCAGCAAGCATTAGTTTGCAGTGAGAGAGCAAAGTTTCTATTGAATGTTTTAGTCTTGGGCTAACCTTTTGCCCAGTTTCAGCTCGCTCTAATTGCAATCGCTAGcacccaaagaaaaaacaagcctCATCTTCAACTTGCAAGCTTTTCTTCGTTTCTGATATAAAGGCAGGGGCTGGCAAACACTTGCTGTACAATATCCTCCTCTGTGAGCAGGCTGGATTTTCTGGAAAACCTCAGACTCCCGGGCGAACACACCTGAAGCAGACTTACACATCTCTACCAATTCCCGGGGATGACACAGAGCTTCTCCACTCCCAGGGAGGCACACACACTCAAAAAGCTTGGTGATACCCAGGTACGGTCCCCCGCACTCTGTCAACCCATACAGCTTTACCTTCCTTACATTAAACAGGCAGCTTTCTACAGTCAAGAGCTGGGGTTGACACCAGTACCTTACGGGAGCTTCTTACAGCTTCTCCCCGCTCAGGAGGGGGATTTACCAGAGGATCCCCCCCCTTGCCTGACACACAACTCCTCAGAAAAGCAGGgcaaacaaccccaaaccaccccagGAGATAACACACATACTGTACCCCTGTACCCCTCGGCCACCCAAACCAACGAACCCCCTTAGGCTCTGCTTAGGCACCGGCTCGTGGAGGCACTGCCCGACCTTTGAGCTCGCCGCAAGGGAGAAGGCCAAGGCGGGAGGCCtgaagggggaaagagaggcGCACCAGCCCTTAAGGGACGAACAACCCAACCGCGCCACAGGCCGGAGAGACACGGGGGCCGGCGCACGCACTCACTGGAAGGCCGGCGCCACAGTTCCCGCCAGCCGCCGGTTCTCCCAGGGCTTAGGAGGCGGCGGCTGCGACGCCATCTCCACCCGGCTGCGTTCCCCACTcggcccccggcccggcccggcccagcccagcccgcCGTGCTCCTACGCCTGCCCGCCCACCCGGTAGACTCGACACGGGAGCGCAGAGCTATTCACCAGCCGCCCGTTGGGGCACGGCTTGCCGCCGCGCTCGGCCCATCGATGCGCTCTGCCTCGCAGCTGCCCATACCTGCTGCCGGCTCCGCTAGCCGCCCCGGGaaagcagggaggggggaggagaggcCACGGCGCGAAGCGAGGGGATCTGTGAGGTGATTGCTTCTCTCCGGGGAGTCGGGCGGAGCGGACTgggggcggcggcggtggcggcagcagcagcaacgcCTCCGGCCTCCTGCGACCGGAGCGGCCCTGTGCTGAGCGGTCCATGTCCATGtcctccttctcccaccccTTACCCCCGCCTGCTTCAGCCCGCACCCCCTCCTGCTTCAGCCCGCGCGAGGCGCCCCTCAGAGTGTAACGGTTCTAACGGTCGGGGCGTGCgcgggtgggtgggtgggtgtgggtgtgggagTGGGAGTGGGCGGTTCGTGTGATGCGGCTCCCTCCCCCAAAGCCTGGGGTGGGGTGTGGAGCTTTTCCCTGGGTGGCTGGGACGTTCTCGTCTCGACCTATGTGTAGCTTCGGCGTTCAAGGGTGAGGGGGAAGGCGGAGCGCTGGGAactggtgtccccaggtgtcgTCCCCCCCCCGAGCCGGGCTGCTGCGCCGTGTGACCGGCGTTGAACCAGGCCCATGCAAAGCATCAGGCTCCCTGAGGAGCTTCTCAGtggttttcttcttaaatttcTTGGTTCAGAGCATGGTAGCGAGAAACGTTATCGTGGCAATGTTTCTCATGTAGCTCATGAGAAGTTACCTGAAAGTattggtttgggtttatttatttatttaacagtAGGTTTGGAGTTTTCTAGGTAACCGTTGGTTCATACAACTTCCTataaagaaaccaaataaagaaaaaaaaaaattattaactaTTCCTACACTGTGAAGGTTTTCTAtgcctgaaatatttctgtgcatCATATTCCTGAGTAGAGTAAGGCGTCAAAGGTTTAACAGACTTTGGCTGGCGTGGAGGATACCAATATATCCTGCTTCTATACTGTCTCTTGCAGTACAAAAACTAGAGGGATATCAAATGTTGCTTAAAGGAGCTAACCACAAAACAAAGTCAGGTGGCTCATCTATCAGTATATATCAggatatatatagatatatctCCAGATAGCATGGAATTCCTTGCTAAAgaggcaaaataatttcaaatagaCAATGGGAGAAGGACTGGAGGAAAGATCTGTTAAGGTTTATCAACAGGCAGACGACAGCAGTA encodes the following:
- the PEX13 gene encoding peroxisome biogenesis factor 13; the protein is MASQPPPPKPWENRRLAGTVAPAFQSADLGDNVLTRPGQPPVARIPPPILPRPSQQSGSTSLSTFRPAYSSAFSPGYGSYGTSFYGSYSPYSYGYGGLGYNRFRADDIPPSRFVQQAEESSRGAFQSIESIVHAFASVSMMMDATFSAVYNSFRAVLDVANHFSRLKIHFTKVFSAFALVRTIRYLYQRLQRLLGLQTSSENEDLWAESQGTVARVGLEDKVVSSAKSWPIFLFFAVIVGGPYLIWKLLSTYTDEETASSNWASGEDDHVVGRAEYDFSALSEEEISFRAGDMLRLAPKEQQPKIRGWLLASYDGQTTGLVPANYIKILGKRRGRKTVDLQRITEQRPAFTNTSARRSTATMTLEEQEAAFDAAFAESSKVPVASDSTVVSGEKQEL